In Acaryochloris marina S15, a single genomic region encodes these proteins:
- a CDS encoding AAA family ATPase: MEHSSVRLPHHMILQGYAPLEILYEGQNTLVYKALRLEDRTPVIIKTSSPHVARQYSDYLTFRNQFTIGYDLDHPGIIQLFSLEPCSHTYALVMEDMQGIPLSEFLQSSVSLTDGLNIALQLAEVLHYLGQQRVLHKDIKPANILIHPQTLQVKLIDFGIASLLPKETQEIKNPNTLEGTLAYMAPEQTGRMNRGIDFRSDFYGLGITLFELFAGQLPFQVDKPMAWLHCHIAQVPPSLTEFGVPEAVAKVVAKLLAKNAEDRYQSALGLKHDLKHCLTQLTEQGGIEPFELGKKDVCDRILIPEKLYGREAEVKALLEAFDRVAQGSSELMLVSGFSGIGKTAVVNEVHKPITQRQGYFIKGKFDQFNRNIPFSAFVQAFRRLIGQLLGASDADLRHWRAKILAAVGESGQVLIEVIPELDRIIGEQPAVPNLSGTAAQNRFNLLLGQFIQIFSTIDHPLVIFLDDLQWADSASLNLLHLLMSRSDTDHLLVLGAYRNNEVFPAHPLMLTLADLQQQDASLHTVTLAPLSPTDTNQLVADTLLCASDIALPLSELVYLKTQGNPFFTTQFLQGLHRDNHITFDAEAGYWHCDLTQVQQAALTDDVIVFMVGRLQTLSEATQAVLKIAACIGNQFELGTLAIVCEQSQAQIATDLWPALQTGLVIPETENYKFFQGNTCSEMARNEMKIGYRFLHDRVQQAAYSLIPEENKKAFHLRIGQLLLQTSTSLDHNISIFNIVNSLNQGIHLIDDPSQRQQLAQLNLEAGQKAKASMAYTEAASYLESGIQLLSHQGWQTQYSLTLSLHSELVDVQYLGGNFEAVETINSNALGHISAIADALPIYIAQIASDQAQGKMSAGLELSLTILQSLGIDISVDISKDTIQEILNQTLAEFQSRTIDEFVALPQINDPQLLRTQDLLTLMVGYAYKSKPELLPVIICKQISLLLQHGNSPASASIYALFGMLLCGFQEFKSGCFAGDVSLAVMEAFPAKQFEMRARNLIYAYVTPWQEPLKNCIPQLKQGFKIGIEAGDLEYTAYGIHHYIQFLFFSGADLATVDQESHASSKVLENCRQEGILLGSQLFHQTVLNLINSRDKPWEIEGDIFQESKHLQDWQDNNLDVFIASLYINKLVISHLFYNPDLGVKYAEIANNSYDGLTGEIQLSYLHFFRALCYLAILDQDTTEERITRLSQVDNDIENLERFSRQAPMNFQHQVDLIKAEKHRVLDHKLEAIDAYDLAIAGAKENGFIQEEALGNELAAKFYLDWGKDKSAAAYMQEAYRCYTRWGAKAKTDDLEQRYPDLLQPILQQISQPLNPLGTLASLVNTNLSIHSSASVTATRPNLNTNLDFATLLEGAQALSDSLHLDELLEKLTQMMLKNSGADSLVLLLPETDSSWHLRATATSEMTQLVSEPLIGNPNLPVQLIQYVQHTQEILAVDDLDTDLAILDAYLQQHHPCSVLCMPIRYQGNLNGLLYLQNQSTAGVFTCDRITVLNFLCSQAAISLENARLYEAATLRSSIIEAAIDGMAILEDDKYIYLNEVHVSLFGYEVDELMGQSWETLYSSAEIQRLQTIAFSILAETGQWSGEATATRKDGSSFAEEISLFLLDDGKLICICRDMSDRKTAAENLQFSEQRFRRAFEDAPFPIMIHAEDGEVLQVNATWTALTGYTQADIRTTADWTLKAFGEEIHPKNWEQGEFFIHTRDRQNCLWQFSSAALEVLSDGRQIVISMAVDVTQRRQAEDDLKQANQQLEEYSQTLEQKVKERTQALQMAKERADNASQAKSKFLASMSHELRTPLNGILGYAQILNRSTTLTKKERHGVQVVHQCGSHLLTLINDILDLSKIEVGKLKLSPTNTHLPTLLASVVEMCKVKAQQKGLGFSYIPSPQLPEVVLVDEKCLRQVLINLLGNAVKFTHQGSVTLRVDVLNITETQASLLFQVIDTGVGIDSADLAKLFEAFEQVGILQKQGEGTGLGLAISQQIMQLMGGEIQVASQPGKGSEFSFSLLLSLTGDRGRLQPHLSHQNIMGYQGKRQQILVIDDLQENREVIVNLLQPLGFNLCEAEQGQDGLDHIRKQQTDLVITDLYMPMMDGFEFLKQVRHDPDLTPIKVIASSASVDPSNQQMALAVGSNAFLVKPIQEQDLLEAIAEQLQLEWVYETTLETQQIEPLPTALLLPSSSILASLQMLAQQGLIQDLQQQLNPLLHVNAAYEPFVEQLSSLAKGSKVEEIAALLQQYQEQQSSPLSDLPNNAQALKTYPSPENLERLLDMASRGSVFEIMDELLVIQSTDPQCHYFCQELLRWSEQFEVGKIQVFLQAAVDKAKA, encoded by the coding sequence ATGGAGCATTCATCTGTTCGCTTACCTCATCATATGATTCTCCAGGGATACGCCCCCCTGGAGATCCTATATGAAGGACAAAACACGCTGGTCTACAAAGCCCTGCGGCTTGAGGATCGCACCCCTGTCATTATTAAAACGTCTTCGCCTCATGTAGCCCGACAATATTCCGATTATCTGACTTTTCGTAATCAATTCACAATTGGCTACGATCTTGACCATCCTGGAATTATCCAGCTTTTTAGTCTAGAACCTTGCAGCCATACCTATGCTTTGGTGATGGAAGATATGCAGGGGATTCCTCTGTCTGAGTTCTTGCAGTCTTCTGTCTCTCTCACAGATGGCTTAAATATTGCTCTACAACTGGCAGAAGTGCTGCATTACCTTGGTCAACAGCGTGTCCTTCACAAGGATATCAAGCCTGCCAATATTCTGATTCATCCCCAAACGCTGCAGGTTAAACTCATTGACTTTGGGATTGCTTCCCTCTTACCCAAAGAGACCCAAGAGATCAAAAACCCCAATACCCTAGAAGGCACCTTAGCCTATATGGCCCCAGAACAAACGGGGCGAATGAACCGAGGGATTGATTTTAGAAGTGACTTCTATGGCTTGGGCATCACGCTATTCGAGTTGTTTGCAGGGCAATTGCCGTTCCAAGTGGATAAGCCGATGGCATGGCTACATTGTCATATTGCCCAAGTGCCGCCTTCTCTAACGGAGTTTGGGGTACCAGAAGCTGTGGCGAAGGTCGTGGCTAAGCTACTGGCTAAAAATGCGGAAGATCGCTACCAGAGTGCGTTGGGGTTGAAACATGACTTAAAGCATTGCCTGACTCAATTAACGGAGCAGGGAGGGATTGAACCGTTTGAGTTGGGTAAAAAGGATGTGTGCGATCGCATCTTGATACCCGAAAAACTCTATGGTCGTGAGGCAGAAGTCAAAGCCTTACTAGAGGCCTTTGACCGAGTCGCTCAGGGCAGTTCAGAACTGATGTTGGTATCAGGTTTCTCTGGGATTGGTAAAACGGCAGTCGTCAATGAAGTTCACAAACCTATCACCCAGAGACAGGGCTATTTCATCAAAGGCAAGTTTGACCAATTCAATCGAAATATTCCCTTTTCTGCCTTTGTCCAAGCCTTTCGTCGTTTGATAGGTCAACTGCTCGGGGCATCGGATGCTGACTTAAGACATTGGCGAGCCAAAATCTTAGCGGCTGTAGGCGAAAGTGGGCAAGTTCTGATTGAAGTCATTCCTGAGCTAGACCGTATCATTGGTGAGCAGCCAGCTGTCCCTAACCTCTCAGGGACAGCTGCTCAAAATCGGTTTAATCTGCTGTTGGGCCAATTCATCCAGATATTCTCCACAATAGATCATCCCCTAGTCATATTCTTGGATGACTTACAGTGGGCAGATTCGGCTTCCTTGAACCTGCTGCATCTGTTGATGAGTCGCTCAGACACAGACCATCTGCTAGTTCTGGGCGCTTACCGAAACAATGAGGTTTTTCCCGCCCATCCCCTGATGCTGACATTGGCTGATTTGCAGCAGCAAGATGCTTCGCTCCACACCGTCACCCTAGCCCCCCTAAGCCCAACCGACACCAACCAATTGGTCGCTGATACGCTGCTGTGTGCCTCTGATATTGCTTTGCCCTTGTCTGAGTTGGTGTATCTAAAGACCCAAGGAAATCCTTTTTTTACGACCCAATTTTTGCAAGGACTGCATAGGGATAACCACATCACTTTTGATGCTGAAGCTGGATATTGGCACTGTGATTTGACTCAAGTGCAGCAGGCCGCTCTCACGGATGATGTGATCGTATTTATGGTAGGTCGATTGCAGACTCTATCAGAGGCCACTCAGGCGGTATTGAAAATAGCAGCTTGTATTGGCAATCAGTTTGAGCTAGGCACCTTGGCCATCGTTTGTGAGCAGAGTCAAGCACAGATCGCGACAGATTTATGGCCTGCTCTTCAGACCGGATTAGTGATTCCAGAGACAGAAAACTATAAGTTTTTCCAGGGAAATACCTGCTCTGAAATGGCTCGAAATGAGATGAAGATTGGGTATCGTTTTTTGCATGATCGGGTTCAACAAGCGGCCTACTCTCTCATCCCTGAAGAAAACAAGAAAGCATTTCATCTCAGGATTGGTCAACTGTTGCTGCAGACAAGCACTAGCCTGGATCACAATATCAGTATTTTCAATATTGTAAATAGCCTCAATCAAGGCATTCACTTAATTGATGATCCATCCCAGCGCCAACAGCTCGCCCAGCTCAACCTGGAAGCGGGCCAAAAAGCAAAAGCCTCGATGGCTTATACGGAAGCCGCCTCGTATTTAGAGAGTGGGATTCAGCTACTGAGTCATCAAGGGTGGCAGACCCAGTACAGCCTTACCCTTTCTCTGCATTCAGAGTTAGTGGATGTTCAATATTTAGGGGGTAATTTTGAAGCTGTTGAGACGATTAACTCTAATGCCTTAGGACATATTTCGGCTATTGCAGATGCACTGCCTATTTACATTGCCCAAATTGCGAGTGACCAAGCTCAAGGAAAGATGTCGGCAGGTCTAGAGTTGTCTCTCACTATCTTGCAATCCCTTGGTATTGATATTTCGGTAGACATTAGCAAGGATACTATCCAGGAAATTCTGAATCAAACGCTAGCTGAATTTCAATCTAGAACGATTGATGAATTCGTTGCTTTACCCCAAATAAATGATCCTCAGCTTTTGAGAACTCAGGATTTGCTCACCCTAATGGTGGGATATGCATACAAGTCTAAACCTGAGCTTTTACCAGTCATTATCTGCAAACAAATTTCGCTCTTATTACAGCATGGTAATAGCCCTGCTTCAGCTTCAATCTATGCTTTGTTTGGCATGTTATTGTGCGGTTTTCAAGAATTTAAATCAGGTTGTTTTGCAGGTGACGTCTCTCTGGCGGTAATGGAGGCTTTTCCTGCCAAACAATTTGAGATGAGGGCCAGGAATCTGATTTATGCCTATGTTACTCCTTGGCAGGAACCCCTCAAAAACTGCATCCCTCAGTTAAAACAAGGGTTTAAGATTGGTATTGAAGCTGGAGACCTTGAATATACAGCTTATGGCATCCACCACTATATTCAGTTTCTGTTCTTTTCTGGTGCTGATTTAGCCACCGTCGACCAAGAGAGTCATGCCAGTAGCAAAGTCCTAGAAAATTGTCGACAAGAAGGAATACTATTGGGTAGCCAATTATTCCACCAAACAGTCTTAAATCTGATCAACTCTAGGGATAAACCCTGGGAAATTGAGGGTGATATTTTTCAAGAATCTAAACATTTACAAGATTGGCAAGATAATAATTTAGATGTTTTTATTGCATCACTGTATATCAATAAATTAGTAATCAGCCACCTATTTTACAACCCTGATTTGGGCGTGAAATATGCAGAGATAGCAAATAATTCTTATGACGGATTAACAGGAGAAATTCAACTTTCATACTTGCACTTTTTTCGGGCACTCTGTTATTTAGCAATTCTCGATCAAGATACGACTGAAGAACGCATCACTCGCTTGTCTCAGGTTGACAACGACATAGAAAATCTGGAGCGGTTTTCACGCCAGGCTCCGATGAATTTTCAGCATCAGGTCGATTTAATTAAAGCTGAAAAACATCGAGTGTTAGATCACAAGCTGGAGGCGATTGACGCTTATGATCTCGCGATTGCTGGTGCGAAGGAGAATGGTTTCATCCAGGAAGAAGCCCTGGGCAACGAGCTAGCGGCCAAGTTCTACCTCGACTGGGGCAAAGATAAATCTGCTGCGGCCTATATGCAAGAAGCTTATCGCTGTTATACCCGCTGGGGAGCCAAAGCTAAAACTGATGATCTCGAACAGCGCTATCCTGACTTACTTCAACCCATTCTCCAGCAGATATCACAGCCCCTAAATCCTCTGGGCACCTTAGCGAGTCTTGTGAATACGAACCTATCGATTCATTCCTCGGCTTCAGTAACTGCGACCCGACCCAACCTCAATACTAATCTCGATTTTGCGACTCTTCTAGAAGGCGCTCAAGCCCTTTCAGACAGTCTCCATCTCGATGAATTACTAGAGAAGCTAACCCAGATGATGTTGAAAAATTCTGGGGCAGATAGCTTAGTATTGCTATTGCCAGAAACAGATAGTTCCTGGCATCTCAGAGCTACTGCTACCTCTGAGATGACACAACTGGTTTCTGAACCTCTCATTGGCAATCCCAACTTACCCGTTCAACTGATTCAATATGTCCAACATACCCAAGAGATTCTGGCTGTTGATGACCTAGATACCGACTTAGCTATCCTTGATGCTTACCTTCAGCAACATCACCCTTGCAGTGTTCTGTGCATGCCCATCCGGTATCAAGGCAATCTCAATGGCCTACTGTATTTGCAGAATCAATCGACTGCGGGGGTATTTACGTGCGATCGCATCACTGTACTCAACTTCCTCTGTTCCCAAGCTGCCATCTCCCTAGAGAATGCCAGACTTTATGAAGCGGCCACCCTCAGATCCTCCATCATCGAAGCTGCCATTGATGGCATGGCGATATTAGAAGACGATAAATACATCTATCTAAATGAAGTCCATGTCTCTCTGTTTGGCTACGAAGTAGATGAGTTGATGGGGCAAAGCTGGGAAACACTCTATTCTTCAGCAGAGATACAACGTCTACAGACCATCGCCTTCTCAATCTTGGCAGAGACAGGGCAATGGTCAGGAGAAGCCACCGCAACTCGCAAAGATGGCAGTTCATTTGCCGAAGAAATCAGTTTATTTTTGCTAGATGATGGCAAGCTGATTTGTATCTGTCGAGATATGAGCGATCGCAAAACGGCAGCAGAGAACCTGCAGTTCAGCGAACAACGATTTCGCCGTGCCTTTGAAGATGCCCCCTTCCCCATCATGATCCATGCGGAAGATGGTGAAGTCCTCCAAGTCAATGCCACCTGGACAGCATTAACAGGCTACACTCAAGCAGATATTCGGACAACAGCCGACTGGACACTCAAAGCATTTGGGGAAGAAATCCACCCTAAAAACTGGGAGCAAGGCGAGTTCTTTATTCACACCCGAGATAGACAAAATTGCCTTTGGCAATTCAGTTCTGCGGCTTTAGAAGTCTTATCTGATGGCCGTCAAATCGTCATTTCCATGGCCGTAGATGTCACCCAACGGCGGCAGGCAGAAGATGATTTAAAGCAGGCCAATCAACAGCTAGAAGAGTACTCCCAAACCCTGGAACAAAAAGTTAAAGAACGCACTCAAGCCCTGCAGATGGCTAAAGAACGAGCAGATAATGCCAGCCAAGCCAAAAGTAAATTTCTTGCCAGTATGAGCCATGAACTCCGCACTCCCCTCAACGGTATCCTGGGCTATGCTCAAATCCTAAATCGCTCCACCACCTTGACGAAAAAGGAACGTCATGGTGTCCAGGTCGTTCATCAATGTGGTTCCCATCTCCTCACCCTGATCAATGACATTCTCGATCTTTCTAAAATTGAGGTTGGCAAACTTAAACTGAGCCCTACCAACACTCACTTACCTACCTTGCTGGCCAGTGTAGTCGAAATGTGTAAAGTCAAGGCTCAGCAAAAGGGCCTAGGGTTTAGCTACATACCGAGTCCTCAGCTCCCCGAAGTGGTGCTTGTTGATGAAAAATGTCTGCGGCAAGTGTTGATCAATTTATTGGGCAACGCGGTTAAATTTACCCACCAAGGCAGTGTTACCCTACGCGTCGATGTCCTCAACATCACTGAGACTCAGGCGTCACTCCTATTCCAAGTTATTGATACGGGGGTGGGCATTGACTCTGCCGATCTAGCCAAACTATTTGAAGCTTTTGAACAGGTCGGAATTCTACAAAAGCAAGGGGAAGGAACAGGGCTAGGATTAGCGATTAGTCAACAGATTATGCAACTGATGGGGGGAGAAATTCAGGTTGCTAGTCAACCGGGCAAAGGGAGTGAGTTTTCCTTTAGTTTGCTGCTCTCTCTCACTGGAGATAGGGGACGGCTTCAACCCCATCTCAGCCACCAGAACATTATGGGTTACCAAGGAAAACGGCAGCAGATCTTGGTCATTGACGATCTCCAGGAGAATCGGGAAGTCATCGTCAATCTACTACAACCGCTGGGTTTCAATCTTTGTGAGGCCGAGCAGGGTCAGGACGGGTTAGACCATATACGCAAGCAGCAGACTGATCTGGTGATTACTGACTTATATATGCCCATGATGGATGGTTTTGAATTTTTGAAACAGGTTCGTCATGATCCAGATCTGACACCAATAAAAGTCATTGCTTCATCTGCATCGGTTGACCCATCCAATCAGCAAATGGCTCTGGCTGTAGGGAGTAATGCTTTTTTAGTTAAACCTATTCAAGAGCAAGATTTACTAGAGGCGATTGCCGAGCAGCTGCAACTGGAGTGGGTGTACGAAACAACATTAGAAACTCAGCAAATCGAACCGCTGCCAACGGCATTACTGCTCCCCTCCTCCTCAATATTGGCATCTTTACAAATGCTGGCCCAGCAAGGTTTGATCCAAGATCTACAACAGCAACTCAACCCGTTGCTTCACGTTAATGCTGCCTACGAACCGTTTGTTGAGCAGCTCTCATCCCTGGCTAAAGGGTCTAAGGTTGAGGAAATAGCAGCGCTATTGCAGCAATACCAAGAACAACAGTCTTCACCTCTATCAGATCTACCGAACAACGCACAGGCCCTAAAGACCTATCCATCTCCGGAAAATTTAGAGCGGCTGTTAGACATGGCAAGCAGAGGCAGTGTGTTTGAGATTATGGATGAATTATTAGTGATTCAGTCCACAGATCCCCAATGCCACTATTTTTGCCAAGAGCTCTTACGGTGGTCAGAGCAATTCGAAGTGGGTAAAATTCAAGTCTTTTTACAAGCAGCAGTGGATAAAGCCAAGGCTTAG
- the ligA gene encoding NAD-dependent DNA ligase LigA, whose protein sequence is MNTVSSSDQTRVQELRQLLQKASYAYYGLDAPMMEDAIYDQLYHELVDLETQYPQLITSDSPTQRVGERPATQFFSVQHRIPLYSLENAFDRGDMETWDERWHKLVPNLKKAPGYVTELKIDGSALALTYENGVLVRGTTRGDGTAGEEITQNVRTIRSIPLRLNIEHPPEWLEVRGEAFLGLQVFDQINRDRAQAGEAEFANPRNAAAGTLRQLDSKVVAERKLDFFAYTIHISGPTNDLSLPQSQWQALETLKQLGFRVNPNRRQCKSLKDVQTYYDDWSLKRLDLPYLTDGVVIKLDDLGVQDELGFTQKFPRWAIAWKYPPEEAATRIEQITVNVGRTGALTPVAEFKPVQLAGTTVSRATLHNRDRISELDIHIGDTVVVRKAGEIIPEVLRVLPELRPADAQPYQMPTECPSCGQPAVQLETEAVTRCVNASCPAILRGSLIHWVSRGALDIDGLGEKIVGQLADSHMVQSVADLYELTEDKLMSLDRMGTKLARKIVGAIATSKQQPWHRVLYGLGIRHVGSVNAQLLTENYSTVEALMAVDGDAIATIHGIGPEIAQSVYEWFQTPTNQTLIQRLQVAGLQTAAIVSEPTRPQTLSGQTFVVTGTLPTLKRDQAKQLIQDAGGKVTGSVSKNTSYVVVGADAGSKLTKAQSLGIQQLSEADLLELLQTA, encoded by the coding sequence GTGAACACGGTATCCTCTTCAGATCAAACGCGGGTTCAAGAGCTGCGGCAGTTGCTGCAAAAAGCGAGCTATGCCTACTACGGGTTAGATGCGCCCATGATGGAAGATGCCATCTACGACCAGCTCTATCACGAGCTAGTGGATTTGGAGACCCAATATCCTCAACTGATCACGTCTGATAGCCCTACTCAGCGAGTAGGGGAGCGACCTGCTACTCAGTTCTTTTCGGTTCAGCATCGGATTCCCCTCTATAGCCTGGAAAATGCCTTTGATCGGGGAGATATGGAAACCTGGGATGAGCGCTGGCATAAGTTGGTTCCTAACCTGAAGAAAGCGCCAGGGTATGTGACCGAACTCAAAATTGACGGCTCGGCCTTAGCCTTGACCTATGAGAACGGTGTATTGGTGCGAGGTACCACCCGAGGGGATGGTACTGCAGGAGAAGAGATTACCCAGAATGTGAGAACGATCCGCTCGATTCCCCTGCGCTTGAATATTGAACATCCGCCCGAATGGCTAGAGGTGCGGGGAGAAGCCTTTTTAGGTTTGCAAGTGTTTGACCAAATTAACCGCGATCGCGCCCAAGCCGGAGAAGCTGAGTTTGCCAATCCCCGCAATGCTGCTGCAGGCACCCTCCGCCAGCTTGACTCCAAGGTGGTGGCCGAGCGCAAGCTTGATTTCTTCGCCTATACCATTCATATTTCTGGCCCCACGAATGACTTGTCTCTTCCTCAATCTCAATGGCAGGCGTTAGAGACCCTGAAGCAGCTGGGCTTTCGGGTTAATCCCAATCGACGCCAGTGCAAGAGCTTGAAGGACGTTCAGACCTATTATGATGATTGGTCCTTAAAGCGTTTGGATCTCCCCTATTTGACGGATGGGGTGGTGATTAAACTGGATGACCTAGGGGTGCAGGACGAGTTGGGATTTACCCAGAAGTTTCCCCGCTGGGCCATTGCCTGGAAATATCCCCCGGAAGAGGCGGCGACCCGCATCGAGCAGATTACGGTGAATGTGGGGCGGACCGGAGCGCTCACCCCCGTAGCGGAATTCAAGCCGGTGCAGTTAGCCGGGACGACGGTATCGAGGGCAACGCTGCATAACCGCGATCGCATCTCGGAACTAGACATCCACATCGGCGATACGGTAGTCGTCCGTAAAGCTGGAGAAATCATTCCTGAAGTCCTGCGGGTTTTGCCTGAGTTGCGTCCTGCCGATGCCCAGCCCTACCAGATGCCCACAGAATGCCCGAGCTGTGGACAACCCGCCGTTCAGCTAGAAACTGAAGCGGTGACCCGCTGCGTGAATGCCTCTTGTCCGGCTATCTTGCGTGGATCGCTAATTCACTGGGTGAGTCGAGGGGCCTTAGATATTGATGGTTTGGGGGAAAAGATTGTCGGTCAACTGGCCGACTCCCACATGGTCCAGTCTGTCGCTGACTTGTATGAGCTAACGGAAGATAAGCTGATGAGCTTAGACCGAATGGGGACGAAACTGGCTCGGAAGATCGTGGGTGCGATCGCAACTTCAAAACAACAGCCTTGGCATCGGGTTCTTTACGGATTGGGGATTCGACATGTAGGGAGTGTGAATGCTCAACTGTTAACGGAAAACTACAGCACCGTTGAAGCCTTAATGGCCGTAGACGGGGACGCAATTGCCACCATCCACGGCATTGGCCCTGAAATTGCTCAATCTGTCTATGAATGGTTTCAAACCCCCACTAACCAAACCCTCATTCAACGGTTGCAAGTAGCAGGGCTGCAAACTGCAGCCATAGTCTCTGAACCTACTCGTCCTCAAACCCTATCTGGGCAGACTTTTGTGGTGACAGGGACGTTGCCTACCTTGAAGCGAGATCAGGCCAAGCAACTGATCCAAGATGCAGGGGGGAAAGTGACGGGATCCGTGAGTAAAAATACATCCTATGTGGTCGTAGGTGCAGATGCAGGCTCTAAACTCACCAAAGCACAATCTTTGGGCATCCAGCAGCTCTCTGAAGCAGATTTACTTGAACTTTTACAAACTGCTTGA
- a CDS encoding Rad52/Rad22 family DNA repair protein: MKTERLDQLKAPFPAADHQDRVLPGGGKWFFIPWQRIRKRLNEVCPDWSVTYSDPVIVGEYVVVRCQLTLEGLTREGVGNDKAYPERQTYGTPIERAIADAFKNAAEQFGVGAYLDNQEFVIKHMQKQGDGRAYAYSDVRQQIRTQTNHRPPLKKAG, from the coding sequence ATGAAGACTGAACGCCTCGACCAACTTAAAGCCCCCTTTCCAGCCGCCGACCATCAAGATCGAGTGCTTCCGGGGGGCGGTAAATGGTTCTTTATCCCTTGGCAGCGCATTCGGAAGCGCCTCAATGAGGTTTGCCCTGACTGGTCGGTGACCTATAGCGATCCGGTGATTGTGGGGGAATATGTGGTGGTGCGCTGCCAGCTCACCCTTGAAGGCTTAACCCGTGAAGGAGTGGGCAACGACAAAGCCTATCCAGAGAGGCAAACCTACGGCACACCGATTGAGCGGGCCATTGCTGATGCCTTCAAAAATGCGGCGGAACAATTTGGCGTCGGGGCCTATCTCGATAATCAAGAATTTGTGATTAAGCATATGCAGAAGCAGGGTGACGGCAGGGCCTATGCCTATTCCGATGTTCGTCAGCAGATTCGCACTCAAACAAATCATCGCCCACCCCTGAAAAAAGCAGGGTAG
- a CDS encoding protochlorophyllide reductase codes for MEQHQKQTVVVTGASSGVGLYAAKALALTGKWHVIMACRNFLKTETAAQSVGIPRDSYSVIHLDLACFESIHRFVKDFREMGRSLDALVCNAAIYMPLLKKPLHTAEGYELNVGTNHLGHFLLCNLFLEDLMRSSFDQRRLIILGTVTANPKELGGRIPIPAPPDLGDMRGLEAGFKAPISMINGKKFKPGKAYKDSKLCNMLTMRELHRRFHDSTGITFSALYPGCVATTGLFRNHFPLFRFLFPKFQRFITGGFVTEELAGTRVAQVVSDPLFGKSGVYWSWGNKQKKDRPSFEQEMSNESLDDAKAQRLWELSEGLVGLSSQDSSMPQMSTSR; via the coding sequence ATGGAACAACATCAAAAGCAAACCGTGGTGGTTACCGGAGCTTCTTCGGGCGTCGGTCTATATGCAGCCAAAGCTTTAGCACTTACCGGTAAGTGGCATGTGATTATGGCTTGCCGCAATTTTCTGAAGACAGAAACAGCTGCCCAGTCTGTGGGCATTCCCCGGGACAGTTACTCAGTCATCCATCTTGATCTGGCTTGCTTTGAGAGCATTCACCGATTTGTAAAAGACTTTCGGGAAATGGGTCGCTCCCTAGATGCCCTTGTCTGTAATGCAGCCATCTACATGCCCCTGCTCAAGAAGCCGCTACATACGGCAGAAGGGTATGAGTTAAACGTGGGCACCAATCATTTAGGTCACTTCCTACTCTGTAATCTTTTTCTCGAAGACCTGATGCGGTCTTCTTTTGATCAGCGCCGTCTGATTATTCTGGGAACTGTGACCGCTAATCCCAAAGAGCTAGGGGGTAGAATCCCCATTCCGGCACCGCCTGATTTAGGTGATATGAGGGGTCTAGAAGCAGGCTTCAAAGCACCTATCTCCATGATTAATGGCAAGAAATTCAAGCCAGGTAAAGCTTATAAAGACAGCAAGCTTTGCAATATGCTGACCATGCGCGAACTCCATCGTCGTTTCCATGACTCTACGGGGATTACCTTCAGTGCTCTCTATCCTGGATGTGTGGCGACAACGGGGTTATTCCGCAATCATTTCCCTCTGTTTAGGTTCCTATTTCCGAAGTTCCAGCGCTTTATCACCGGCGGCTTTGTGACGGAAGAACTAGCTGGGACCCGAGTGGCTCAGGTTGTTTCTGATCCGCTATTCGGTAAGTCTGGCGTGTACTGGAGCTGGGGTAACAAGCAGAAAAAAGACCGCCCCTCCTTTGAGCAAGAGATGTCTAATGAATCTCTAGATGATGCTAAAGCACAGCGGCTTTGGGAATTAAGTGAAGGTCTAGTCGGACTATCTAGCCAAGATTCTTCAATGCCCCAAATGAGTACCTCTCGTTAA
- a CDS encoding HupE/UreJ family protein: MTISTLSRSTMPSRRLGLGITLGIITLLTCSSPALAHHPLDGRLPANAFEGFMSGMGHPVIGIDHLAFVIAAGLVAALMRKGAMVPILFVLGSLAGTGIHLQALDLPAPEAFISASVLAFGLILARGLQTNVWLISLLGAVSGMFHGYAYGEAIVGAEMTPTISYLLGFVSIQLAISLAAWAIGRALQKKNQSQGLLNLRFAGFVLSGMGAVFLSSVVLG; this comes from the coding sequence ATGACCATTTCCACCCTATCCCGCAGCACTATGCCCAGCCGACGGCTAGGACTTGGCATTACTTTAGGGATTATCACTTTATTAACCTGTTCATCCCCTGCCCTAGCCCATCATCCTTTGGATGGGCGTCTACCTGCCAACGCTTTTGAAGGGTTTATGTCTGGGATGGGACACCCCGTGATTGGGATTGATCATCTGGCCTTTGTGATTGCCGCCGGACTCGTCGCAGCCCTGATGCGCAAAGGAGCGATGGTGCCGATTTTGTTTGTGTTGGGGTCCCTAGCAGGAACAGGCATCCATTTACAGGCCCTAGACTTACCGGCTCCTGAAGCCTTTATTTCGGCTTCAGTCCTGGCATTTGGCCTGATTTTAGCCCGAGGATTACAAACGAATGTCTGGCTGATATCGCTGTTGGGGGCCGTTTCCGGTATGTTTCATGGCTATGCCTATGGTGAAGCCATCGTTGGCGCTGAGATGACGCCTACCATTTCCTATCTGCTAGGGTTTGTCTCCATCCAGCTAGCAATTAGTTTGGCTGCCTGGGCCATTGGCAGAGCCCTTCAGAAAAAGAATCAGAGCCAAGGTCTGTTGAATCTGCGATTTGCCGGGTTTGTTCTGAGCGGTATGGGTGCTGTATTTCTCAGCTCGGTTGTCCTGGGTTGA